A DNA window from Nerophis lumbriciformis linkage group LG33, RoL_Nlum_v2.1, whole genome shotgun sequence contains the following coding sequences:
- the pcna gene encoding proliferating cell nuclear antigen codes for MFEARLVQGSILKKVLEALKDLITEACWDVSSTGISLQSMDSSHVSLVQLTLRSDGFDSYRCDRNLAMGVNLSSMSKILKCAGNEDIITLRAEDNADTLALVFETVNQEKVSDYEMKLMDLDVEQLGIPEQEYSCVVKMPSGEFARICRDLSQIGDAVMISCAKDGVKFSASGELGTGNIKLSQTSNVDKEEEAVTIEMNEPVGLIFALNYLNFFTKATPLSKTVTLSMSADIPLVVEYKIADMGHVKYYLAPKIDEEAS; via the exons ATGTTTGAGGCTCGCCTGGTCCAGGGATCCATCCTGAAGAAGGTGCTGGAAGCTCTGAAGGATCTGATCACAGAGGCCTGCTGGGATGTCAGCTCGACCGGCATCTCGCTGCAGAGCATGGACTCCTCTCACGTCTCCCTGGTGCAGCTCACCCTCCGCAGCGACGGCTTCGACTCGTACCGCTGCGACAGGAACCTCGCCATGGGAGTCAACCTCAGCAG TATGTCCAAGATTCTGAAGTGTGCTGGAAATGAAGACATAATCACCCTCCGAGCAGAAGACAATGCCGACACACTCGCACTTGTCTTTGAGACCGTCA ACCAGGAGAAGGTGTCAGACTATGAGATGAAGTTGATGGACCTCGACGTGGAGCAGTTGGGGATTCCG GAGCAGGAATACAGCTGTGTGGTCAAGATGCCTTCAGGGGAGTTTGCCCGTATCTGCCGAGACCTCTCTCAGATCGGCGACGCCGTCATGATCTCCTGCGCTAAGGATGGAGTGAAGTTCTCCGCCTCTGGAGAGCTGGGGACAGGAAACATCAAACTGTCTCAGACCAGCAATGTGGACAAAGAGGAGGAGGCA GTCACTATCGAGATGAACGAGCCTGTTGGGCTGATTTTCGCCCTCAACTACCTGAACTTCTTCACAAAGGCCACACCGCTGTCTAAGACCGTCACCCTCAGCATGTCAGCCGACATCCCTCTTG TTGTGGAGTACAAGATTGCTGACATGGGTCACGTCAAGTACTACCTGGCGCCCAAGATCGACGAGGAGGCTTCCTAA